The following proteins are encoded in a genomic region of Dehalococcoidia bacterium:
- a CDS encoding ATP-binding protein, with translation MTEVGRVLGTDDARPLDFWVAVADGHYLQLDDVVCTSTPLPDGTEVTIYGVVDQVRARYEGARFDSDVFRAAEGVLPVGIASAAHVSVTRVEPEIFVPPLPGRPVQRAAGLERERALYFDRMEHRFPAGLGRDGQVVWGNLEFLDGTRGAHVNIAGVSGVATKTSYALFLLYALFHHPQAAERTRHASAVIFNVKGEDLLFLDRPNSRLGDEQRQRYESLGLPAQPFQDVALWAPPARYGFGELVPSTVSRQQGVTPYAWSLREFCQRRLLAFLFAEGDSEGSQLPLAIGAAERFLANETENQPSSQSWVMLGGRRVTDFQDLVDYLQDHRDEVFGTARVSAATVDALLRRLQGSVDVVGHLIRGDLSPEQEEMHRIDVRARQLNVIDIHSLHDRAKRFVVGVVLKQLMQVKDEQGTREPLLFVVLDELNKYAPREGWSPIKEVVLDIAERGRSLGVILIGAQQTASEVERRVVTNASFRVTGRLDTAEAERSEYGFLGPYARARACILKPGSMFLHQPELPVPLLVQFPFPAWATRPEEVAEAEDPWSRVRG, from the coding sequence ATGACGGAGGTGGGACGCGTCCTGGGGACCGACGATGCCCGGCCTCTGGACTTCTGGGTGGCCGTGGCCGATGGGCACTACTTGCAGCTGGACGACGTCGTCTGTACCAGCACCCCCCTGCCCGATGGCACCGAGGTGACCATCTACGGGGTGGTGGACCAGGTGCGGGCGCGCTACGAGGGTGCCCGCTTCGATTCGGACGTCTTCCGGGCCGCCGAGGGCGTGCTGCCTGTGGGCATCGCCTCGGCCGCCCACGTTTCGGTGACGCGAGTGGAGCCCGAAATTTTCGTGCCGCCCCTGCCCGGACGGCCGGTGCAGCGAGCGGCGGGTCTGGAGCGGGAGCGGGCCCTCTACTTCGATCGCATGGAGCACCGGTTCCCTGCCGGCCTGGGCCGCGACGGGCAGGTGGTCTGGGGGAACCTGGAGTTCCTGGACGGGACCCGTGGCGCCCACGTCAACATCGCTGGCGTGTCGGGGGTGGCTACCAAGACCTCCTACGCCCTCTTCCTGCTCTACGCCCTGTTCCACCACCCTCAGGCGGCGGAGCGGACGCGTCACGCCAGCGCCGTCATCTTCAACGTCAAGGGCGAGGACCTGTTGTTCCTGGATCGCCCCAACTCTCGCCTGGGCGACGAGCAACGGCAGCGCTACGAGAGCCTGGGCCTGCCGGCGCAGCCCTTTCAGGACGTGGCCCTGTGGGCGCCGCCGGCCCGCTACGGGTTCGGTGAGCTGGTGCCCAGCACCGTCTCGCGGCAGCAGGGGGTGACGCCCTACGCCTGGAGCCTGCGCGAGTTCTGCCAGCGGCGTCTCCTGGCCTTCCTGTTTGCCGAAGGCGACAGCGAGGGGAGCCAGCTTCCCCTGGCCATCGGTGCCGCCGAGCGCTTCCTGGCCAACGAGACCGAGAACCAGCCATCGTCCCAGTCGTGGGTGATGCTGGGGGGGCGCCGCGTTACCGACTTCCAGGACCTGGTGGACTACCTTCAGGACCACAGGGACGAGGTGTTCGGCACGGCGCGAGTCAGCGCCGCCACCGTCGATGCCCTGTTGCGCCGCCTACAAGGCTCCGTAGACGTGGTGGGCCACCTCATACGGGGCGACCTGTCGCCCGAGCAGGAGGAGATGCACCGCATCGACGTGCGGGCTCGCCAGCTCAACGTCATCGACATCCATTCGCTGCACGATCGGGCCAAGCGATTCGTGGTCGGGGTGGTATTGAAGCAACTTATGCAGGTCAAGGACGAGCAGGGGACGCGAGAGCCGCTGCTGTTCGTGGTCCTGGACGAGCTGAACAAGTATGCCCCTCGAGAGGGCTGGAGCCCTATCAAGGAGGTGGTGCTGGACATAGCCGAGCGGGGCCGCAGCCTAGGGGTCATCCTCATCGGCGCTCAGCAGACGGCCAGCGAGGTGGAGCGAAGGGTGGTCACCAACGCCTCCTTCAGAGTGACGGGACGCCTGGACACGGCCGAGGCGGAGCGCAGCGAGTACGGCTTCCTGGGCCCCTATGCCCGTGCCCGCGCATGCATCCTCAAGCCGGGCAGCATGTTCCTGCACCAGCCGGAGCTGCCGGTGCCGCTGCTGGTCCAGTTCCCCTTCCCGGCCTGGGCCACCCGTCCCGAGGAGGTGGCCGAGGCCGAAGACCCCTGGTCGCGGGTGCGGGGATGA